One Chaetodon auriga isolate fChaAug3 chromosome 14, fChaAug3.hap1, whole genome shotgun sequence genomic window carries:
- the LOC143331731 gene encoding putative N-acetyltransferase camello, translating to MASIQIRKYRDEDAETVREIFTDGMSEHVPSSFMHVLKQPLTQMVLMCLFCALMASSKSFLLPILAATLFLAGTRQFVVYMFNRYIDTSLRSDLNKISEVYMQQKDSCFWVAEIDGRVVGCVACLPAVSTPGCLELKRMSVRRSHRGMGIAKALCKTVTDFTRDRGFPAVILYTSMVQTDAQKLYEHMGYTKIREFVIPELTAKILNFTLLEYRLDLQGDGKKD from the coding sequence ATGGCCAGCATTCAGATCCGGAAGTATCGGGACGAGGACGCCgagacagtgagggagatcTTCACTGATGGGATGAGTGAGCACGTGCCTTCGTCCTTCATGCACGTCCTGAAACAGCCGCTGACCCAAATGGTGCTCATGTGCCTGTTCTGCGCTCTCATGGCCAGCTCCAAGTCCTTCCTGCTGCCCATCCTGGCCGCCACCCTCTTCCTGGCCGGGACCCGGCAGTTTGTCGTCTACATGTTCAACAGATATATCGACACCTCCCTCAGGAGTGACCTCAACAAAATCAGTGAGGTCTACATGCAGCAGAAGGACTCGTGCTTCTGGGTGGCTGAGATCGACGGCCGGGTGGTCGGCTGTGTGGCTTGCCTCCCTGCTGTGAGTACGCCTGGCTGCTTGGAGTTGAAACGCATGTCTGTGCGCCGCAGTCACCGCGGGATGGGCATCGCCAAGGCTTTGTGCAAGACAGTAACTGATTTCACTCGAGACAGAGGTTTTCCAGCAGTTATCTTGTACACCTCTATGGTGCAGACAGACGCTCAGAAGCTGTATGAGCACATGGGTTACACCAAGATCAGAGAGTTTGTCATTCCTGAGCTGACTGCCAAAATCCTGAACTTTACTCTGCTGGAGTACAGGCTGGATTTACAGGGAGACGGGAAGAAGGACTGA
- the slc39a8 gene encoding metal cation symporter ZIP8, giving the protein MLNFGGFLACVLLLISKCQSLRVIGAAGQASLDNILRYYGENSSISTEDLDNLLLLISDRRPASITEDNPLVNQECPSGDQILSQFGLSNVTQLTVEHLEKICPAVLTQVLLPSCPYAESTPLPPLDYTVWGYGFLAVTVINLASLLGLLLIPFTKKSYFPKVLTYFIGLAIGTLFSNAVLQLIPEALGFDPKSDNYVEQAVGIFGGFYLLFFMEKILKMALRVDHEHGHSHFTPAEPQENSLHNGDIPDKKDSIVLTNINTIATDKSSLNLELSHGRASPTQEVQVSDVMCHWLRGRRISSIKTVAWMITLSDALHNFIDGLAIGASFTVSILTGFSTSTAIICEEFPHELGDFVILLSAGMSIPQAIFFNLLSAVSCYFGLVFGILLGSNFAPNAIFAIAGGMFLYIALADMFPEMDSIAREQTRTCDKIVFFLIQNAGLLTGFTIILLITLFAGQINLG; this is encoded by the exons atgcTCAACTTTGGCGGTTTCCTCGCGTGCGTTTTGCTGCTTATTTCCAAGTGTCAGAGTTTACGCGTGATTGGCGCAGCGGGACAAGCGTCCCTGGACAATATTCTGCGCTATTACGGCGAAAACAGCTCAATCTCAACGGAGGATCTGGATAACTTGCTGCTGTTGATCTCAGACAGAAGACCCGCGTCAATAACTGAAGACAATCCGCTGGTTAACCaagag TGTCCCTCCGGAGACCAGATTTTGTCCCAGTTTGGGCTCAGTAATGTCACCCAGCTGACTGTGGAACATCTGGAGAAGATCTGCCCCGCTGTGTTGACCCAGGTGCTGCTGCCCTCCTGCCCCTACGCCGAATCCACGCCTCTGCCCCCTCTCGACTACACTG TGTGGGGTTATGGATTTCTGGCAGTCACTGTCATCAACTTGGCGTCTCTCCTCGGTCTCCTGCTGATTCCCTTCACCAAGAAGTCTTATTTCCCCAAAGTGCTGACCTACTTCATCGGCCTGGCCATCGGGACACTCTTCTCCAACGCTGTCCTGCAGCTCATACCAGAG GCGCTGGGTTTTGATCCCAAATCGGATAACTACGTGGAGCAGGCAGTGGGAATATTTGGAGGGTTCTACCTCCTGTTCTTCATGGAGAAGATCCTGAAAATGGCTCTCAGAGTCGATCATGAG CATGGCCACAGCCACTTCACTCCCGCAGAGCCTCAGGAAAACTCCCTTCACAATGGAGACATACCTGACAAAAAGGACTCCATCGTTTTGACCAACATCAACACCATCGCCACAGACAAGAGCAGCCTGAACCTAGAGCTTTCACATGGAAGAGCGTCACCTACTCAG GAAGTGCAGGTTTCTGATGTCATGTGCCACTGGCTGCGTGGGCGACGCATCTCCAGCATCAAGACGGTGGCGTGGATGATCACTCTGAGCGACGCACTGCACAACTTCATCGACGGCCTAGCCATCGGCGCCTCGTTCACCGTATCGATACTGACGGGGTTCAGCACGTCCACCGCCATTATATGTGAGGAGTTTCCTCATGAGCTGG GGGACTTTGTTATCCTGCTCAGTGCTGGAATGAGCATCCCTCAAGCCATTTTCTTCAACCTGCTGTCCGCAGTGTCGTGTTACTTTGGACTTGTGTTTGGCATCCTGCTCGGGAGCAACTTTGCCCCCAATGCAATCTTTGCCATCGCGGGAGGAATGTTCCTGTACATCGCACTGGCTGACATG TTTCCAGAGATGGACAGCATAGCACGGGAACAGACACGGACCTGCGACAAGATCGTCTTCTTCCTGATCCAGAACGCGGGGCTGCTGACCGGGTTCACCATCATCCTGCTGATCACCTTGTTTGCCGGGCAGATCAACCTGGGCTAG